A genomic segment from Acetomicrobium sp. S15 = DSM 107314 encodes:
- the gcvT gene encoding glycine cleavage system aminomethyltransferase GcvT produces MLKKTPLYEEHLKLKAKMVEFHGWLLPLQYSGILAEHNAVRNAAGLFDVSHMGEIIVKGEGSEASLQRILTNDISAMKPGRVLYSPMCYPDGGIVDDLLVYKLGEGRFLLVVNAANVERDYQWLLLHASGAEIEDVSDQYAQLALQGPNSLEILQRLTPQPLNEIGFYRFEPNVSIGGTSALLSRTGYTGEDGFEIYLDATEAPILWQRLLDAGSSLGLVPAGLGARDTLRFEACLPLYGNELSERVTPLEADLDRFVKFSKDFIGKEALWAQKEGGVKRRIVGLELLDPGVPRQGYEVRADGKAVGLVTSGNFAPYLKKYLALALLNSDFSREGQKLSVLIRDKEHRAIVVPTPFYRRSGKV; encoded by the coding sequence ATGTTGAAGAAAACCCCATTGTACGAAGAGCATCTGAAATTGAAGGCGAAAATGGTAGAGTTTCATGGTTGGCTTTTGCCGCTTCAGTATTCCGGCATTCTGGCGGAGCATAACGCCGTGCGGAATGCAGCTGGCCTCTTCGATGTCTCTCACATGGGGGAGATCATCGTTAAAGGTGAAGGCAGCGAGGCTTCCCTTCAGCGCATTCTCACGAATGACATTTCAGCGATGAAGCCAGGACGGGTGCTTTATTCCCCTATGTGTTATCCCGATGGCGGCATCGTCGACGATCTTCTCGTTTATAAGCTCGGCGAAGGAAGATTTTTGTTGGTGGTCAATGCCGCGAACGTGGAAAGGGATTACCAGTGGCTACTTTTACACGCATCTGGCGCGGAAATCGAGGACGTCTCAGACCAATATGCCCAACTTGCCCTCCAGGGGCCCAATTCTTTGGAAATTCTCCAGAGGCTCACACCTCAACCACTTAACGAGATAGGATTCTATCGATTCGAACCCAACGTATCGATAGGGGGCACAAGCGCGCTCCTTTCGCGCACCGGTTATACCGGAGAGGACGGCTTTGAGATATACCTCGACGCAACCGAGGCGCCTATCCTATGGCAGCGCCTGCTCGACGCCGGTTCGTCTCTCGGGTTAGTGCCGGCCGGATTGGGTGCCAGGGACACGCTGAGGTTTGAGGCTTGCCTACCCCTTTACGGGAATGAACTTTCAGAAAGGGTGACGCCCCTTGAAGCCGACCTTGATCGCTTTGTCAAGTTCAGTAAAGATTTCATAGGCAAGGAAGCGTTGTGGGCGCAAAAGGAAGGAGGGGTGAAACGGCGAATAGTGGGGCTTGAGCTGTTGGACCCGGGCGTCCCTCGTCAGGGATATGAGGTGCGCGCAGATGGCAAGGCCGTCGGCCTCGTCACGTCGGGCAATTTTGCGCCTTACTTGAAGAAGTATTTGGCCTTGGCCCTCTTAAATTCGGATTTTTCTCGCGAGGGCCAAAAGCTTTCGGTGTTAATAAGAGACAAGGAGCATAGGGCTATAGTCGTTCCAACTCCTTTTTATCGCAGAAGCGGGAAGGTTTAG
- the thiM gene encoding hydroxyethylthiazole kinase codes for MSWSVSDVAMAWSAIRPRNPLIYHITNAVAMNEQAHVMLAVGASPIMSWNPLEAGELTRACDGVLVNIGTPTRESAEAAFVAVEEARSAGKPLLFDPVGYGATTLRSELVERLIESGAPTIVKGNGSEISLLAGAGGAIRGVDAVETGDSAKAAAGVAKKFRCLAIATGKDDYVSDGKQVWVVHGGHVWLKSLTGSGCWAGSLVLAAAISCGDKFLGSVAALVAFGIAAEKAATVSSGPGTFRASLFDALSSLTPCDFEAAGVRWDKRQAF; via the coding sequence ATGTCCTGGAGCGTTTCCGATGTAGCAATGGCATGGAGTGCAATACGCCCTCGTAATCCTCTCATCTATCACATCACGAATGCCGTGGCCATGAACGAACAGGCGCACGTCATGCTCGCCGTAGGTGCCTCTCCCATAATGTCCTGGAACCCGCTCGAGGCAGGGGAGTTGACGAGGGCATGCGACGGCGTATTGGTGAACATCGGGACGCCGACCCGCGAGAGCGCGGAGGCCGCTTTTGTAGCTGTCGAAGAGGCTCGTTCTGCAGGAAAGCCGCTTCTGTTCGATCCTGTGGGTTACGGTGCTACAACGCTGAGGAGCGAACTTGTAGAGAGGCTTATCGAAAGCGGTGCGCCGACCATAGTAAAGGGGAACGGATCGGAGATCTCGCTCCTCGCCGGCGCGGGAGGTGCGATTCGCGGCGTCGACGCAGTCGAAACGGGGGATAGCGCAAAGGCCGCCGCGGGTGTAGCCAAAAAGTTTCGTTGCTTGGCTATAGCTACAGGCAAAGATGACTACGTGAGCGACGGGAAACAGGTATGGGTGGTGCACGGTGGCCACGTCTGGCTTAAATCGTTAACGGGCTCGGGATGTTGGGCGGGTTCGCTCGTTTTGGCTGCCGCCATCTCTTGCGGCGATAAATTTTTGGGCAGCGTGGCGGCCTTGGTGGCCTTCGGCATCGCCGCAGAAAAGGCGGCCACTGTCTCCAGCGGTCCTGGCACCTTTAGGGCCAGTTTGTTCGACGCTCTCTCGTCTCTGACGCCTTGCGATTTTGAGGCTGCTGGCGTCCGCTGGGATAAAAGGCAAGCTTTCTGA
- the thiD gene encoding bifunctional hydroxymethylpyrimidine kinase/phosphomethylpyrimidine kinase — MAYRGIALTIAGSDSGGGAGIQADLKTFAAFEVFGTTAITAITAQNSLGVHGIFDVPPEMVEAQIDAVLSDFTVGAAKTGMLSRSETVRAVCDVLRRHRFAALVVDPVMIAQSGDTLIDNPAVEALKEELFPLAYIVTPNVPEAERLTGLSVEDEEGMEIAAREIAQMGPRGVLVKGGHLPGKDVVDLFLWDGKVTRFTHSRIDTENTHGTGCTLSAAIAAGISAGVDVLAAVDAARRYVRKAMEEGFKGGKGYGCLCHIVKEW, encoded by the coding sequence ATGGCGTATCGCGGAATCGCTTTGACCATAGCTGGCAGCGACTCGGGCGGAGGCGCTGGGATTCAAGCGGATTTGAAGACCTTCGCAGCCTTTGAGGTTTTTGGCACCACGGCCATCACAGCTATTACGGCGCAGAACAGCTTGGGCGTACACGGCATATTTGACGTCCCTCCGGAGATGGTGGAAGCACAGATAGATGCCGTGCTCTCCGATTTCACCGTTGGCGCTGCGAAGACCGGCATGCTCAGCAGGAGTGAGACCGTGAGGGCCGTATGTGATGTCCTGAGGCGGCACCGTTTCGCTGCGCTCGTGGTGGATCCAGTTATGATAGCCCAAAGCGGCGATACCTTGATAGATAATCCTGCCGTCGAAGCTTTGAAAGAGGAGCTATTTCCCCTCGCCTACATCGTTACGCCGAACGTGCCGGAGGCCGAGCGGCTCACGGGGCTATCGGTGGAGGATGAAGAAGGTATGGAAATAGCCGCTCGAGAAATAGCGCAGATGGGCCCTCGGGGAGTGCTGGTGAAGGGCGGACACTTGCCGGGCAAGGACGTGGTCGACCTGTTCCTCTGGGATGGAAAGGTGACCCGCTTTACCCATTCGCGCATCGATACCGAAAACACCCACGGCACGGGTTGCACGCTGAGCGCTGCCATAGCTGCGGGGATCTCCGCGGGGGTGGATGTGCTGGCAGCCGTAGATGCAGCCCGTCGGTATGTCCGCAAGGCCATGGAGGAAGGCTTTAAGGGAGGCAAGGGTTACGGCTGCCTCTGCCACATAGTGAAGGAGTGGTAA
- the ychF gene encoding redox-regulated ATPase YchF: MLSCGIIGLPLCGKTTIFNVITKAGAEVKPYASGRVDPNRAIVPVPDKRLDRLAKAFDPRRVVPATVEFVDLAGIAKDAGKGAGLGVSFLSFVEKSDALIHVLRAFRDPNVPHPEGRIDPAEDWEIVEMELILRDLSACESRIKGLRGKKRLQPEDESELSLLGRCRAHLLEGRPLREESFAPEEEKRLKGFSFLTSKPELLALNLDEDQTRDDLIPGCERLYELTSQRGLELVKVYGRLEMEMAELSPEEESEFAKSAGIEELGRERLIRFAYRILKLISFFTVGKDEVRAWTIRDGSTAVEAAGAIHTDMAKGFIRAEVVHYEDFAAHDFSKQRCREKGLLRLEGRDYVVRDGDIVEIRFNV, from the coding sequence TTGCTTTCATGTGGCATCATCGGCCTTCCCCTATGCGGGAAGACCACGATATTCAACGTAATCACCAAGGCAGGGGCTGAAGTGAAGCCCTATGCGAGCGGCAGGGTTGACCCGAACAGGGCGATCGTGCCCGTCCCAGATAAGCGCTTGGATCGCCTCGCGAAAGCCTTTGATCCGAGGAGAGTGGTGCCGGCGACGGTTGAGTTCGTAGACTTGGCCGGAATTGCGAAAGACGCCGGCAAGGGAGCCGGTTTGGGCGTCTCCTTCCTCTCCTTCGTTGAGAAGAGCGATGCTTTGATCCACGTGCTTCGCGCCTTCAGAGATCCCAATGTGCCTCATCCCGAGGGCAGGATAGACCCAGCGGAGGATTGGGAGATAGTGGAGATGGAGCTCATCTTGAGAGACCTATCGGCATGCGAGAGCCGCATCAAGGGATTGCGCGGCAAGAAGCGCCTTCAACCGGAAGACGAGTCGGAGCTCTCCCTTTTGGGGCGCTGTCGCGCTCACCTCTTGGAGGGGCGCCCGTTGAGGGAGGAGAGCTTTGCTCCCGAAGAGGAGAAGAGGCTCAAGGGTTTTTCCTTCCTCACCAGCAAGCCTGAGCTTCTGGCCTTGAACTTGGACGAAGATCAGACGAGAGATGATCTTATCCCGGGATGTGAGAGGCTATATGAGTTGACCTCTCAAAGAGGCCTCGAGCTGGTCAAAGTCTACGGTCGCCTGGAGATGGAGATGGCCGAGCTTTCACCCGAAGAGGAATCGGAGTTTGCGAAGAGCGCCGGCATAGAGGAACTGGGTAGAGAACGCCTCATAAGATTTGCTTACCGCATTTTGAAACTTATTTCCTTCTTTACCGTTGGAAAGGATGAAGTCAGGGCATGGACCATACGGGACGGAAGCACAGCGGTCGAGGCAGCAGGAGCCATCCACACGGACATGGCCAAGGGCTTCATAAGGGCCGAGGTGGTTCATTACGAAGATTTCGCTGCCCACGACTTTTCCAAACAGAGGTGTAGGGAGAAGGGATTGTTACGCCTTGAGGGGCGGGATTACGTCGTTCGCGACGGAGATATCGTAGAGATCAGGTTTAATGTGTGA
- the gcvH gene encoding glycine cleavage system protein GcvH, with translation MAEFPSELKYAETHEWVRVEGKKAYVGISDYAQDALGDVVYVELPEVGKVVKAGDQLSSVESVKAASDIYAPVSGKIVEVNESLKSDPALLNSDPYGAWIAAIEMSDPSELDSLLDAAAYRRLCEES, from the coding sequence GTGGCAGAATTTCCGTCAGAACTGAAGTATGCGGAGACGCACGAATGGGTGAGGGTCGAAGGTAAGAAGGCATATGTCGGCATCAGTGACTACGCCCAGGATGCGCTCGGCGACGTCGTTTACGTGGAGCTGCCGGAGGTGGGTAAGGTCGTAAAGGCGGGAGACCAACTGAGCTCCGTCGAGTCTGTGAAGGCTGCTTCTGACATATACGCGCCCGTCTCCGGCAAAATTGTCGAGGTGAACGAGTCCCTCAAGAGCGACCCCGCGCTCCTGAATAGCGATCCCTACGGCGCGTGGATCGCCGCCATCGAGATGAGCGATCCCTCCGAGCTCGATTCGCTTCTGGATGCCGCTGCCTACCGAAGGTTGTGCGAAGAGTCGTAG
- a CDS encoding amino acid ABC transporter ATP-binding protein produces MTKAIQARNLHKRFGDLHVLKGIDLEVEEGEVISVIGPSGSGKSTLARCLCKLEDIDDGEVCLYGNRIDDKKISNRELSGMVGMIFQQFNLFPHLTALQNVTLAPTKVKGLTREQSEEVGVRLLHRVGLGDKLNARPSQLSGGQQQRVAIARALAMEPKIMLFDEPTSALDPELVGEVLEVIAQLAHSGMTMIIITHEMLFAKDVSSRVIFMDEGVIVEEGPPHEIFVRPKQARTQLFLQRLLPHFGKTLVVE; encoded by the coding sequence TTGACAAAGGCCATACAGGCACGAAACCTTCATAAGCGTTTCGGCGACCTTCACGTATTGAAAGGGATCGACTTAGAGGTAGAAGAGGGAGAGGTCATCTCGGTTATAGGTCCGAGCGGCTCGGGCAAAAGCACGCTGGCGCGCTGCCTGTGCAAGCTCGAGGACATAGACGATGGAGAAGTTTGTCTCTACGGCAACAGGATCGACGACAAAAAGATCAGCAACCGCGAATTGTCGGGGATGGTCGGCATGATATTTCAACAGTTCAACCTCTTTCCCCATCTCACGGCGCTCCAAAACGTTACGCTGGCTCCTACAAAGGTAAAAGGCCTCACGCGCGAGCAGTCCGAGGAGGTAGGCGTGAGACTCCTGCACCGCGTAGGGCTTGGAGACAAGCTCAACGCGCGGCCGTCTCAGCTTTCGGGAGGCCAGCAGCAACGGGTCGCCATAGCGAGGGCCCTGGCCATGGAGCCCAAAATCATGCTCTTCGACGAACCGACCAGCGCTCTCGATCCGGAGCTGGTCGGGGAGGTGCTCGAGGTGATCGCCCAACTCGCGCACAGCGGCATGACCATGATCATCATCACCCACGAAATGTTATTCGCCAAAGACGTCTCAAGCCGTGTAATATTTATGGATGAGGGAGTTATCGTAGAAGAAGGTCCGCCTCACGAAATCTTCGTGAGGCCGAAGCAGGCCAGGACGCAGTTATTTTTGCAGAGGCTTTTGCCTCACTTCGGCAAAACTCTCGTGGTCGAATAG
- the gcvPA gene encoding aminomethyl-transferring glycine dehydrogenase subunit GcvPA: protein MRRVVAMRYIPNTQEQRAQMLEALGLSSAEDLFSCIPEDVRFKGTLNLPGALSEMELVSHMQALADSDLNLDACACFLGAGAYDHYVPAAVDQILLRQEFYTSYTPYQPEISQGTLQALFEYQTMICDITGMDVSNASMYDGASALAEASIMACSITGRSRVLMARSIHPESRQAVRSYVTFRDMEVEEFGYVNGQANLEELEEKVSPDTAAVLVQNPNFFGVVEPLEAIAEIAHRHGALFVASVDPISLALLKSPGESGADIAVGSGQPLGNSISFGGPHFGFLAAKERFVRRMPGRIVGIAHDKNGKRGFALTLQAREQHIRREKATSNICTNHTLNAIAAAIYLSLMGRDGLVKVAELCQKKARYAYEALTGLGKFKPAFSTPFFREFVLLSTEPVGNLNRRLLGEKIIGGYPLWKDYPEMPDGWLLAVTEKRSCEEIDRLVRVAGGASS, encoded by the coding sequence GTGCGAAGAGTCGTAGCCATGCGATACATACCCAACACCCAGGAGCAACGCGCGCAGATGCTCGAGGCCCTGGGCCTTTCCTCTGCGGAAGACCTCTTTTCGTGCATCCCAGAGGACGTTCGCTTTAAAGGGACGCTCAACCTGCCCGGGGCCCTTTCGGAGATGGAGCTCGTTTCTCACATGCAGGCCTTGGCCGACTCAGATTTAAACCTCGATGCGTGCGCCTGTTTTTTGGGGGCCGGCGCCTACGACCATTACGTCCCGGCAGCGGTCGATCAGATCCTATTGCGCCAGGAGTTTTATACGTCTTATACGCCTTATCAGCCGGAGATCAGTCAGGGGACGTTGCAGGCGCTCTTTGAATATCAGACAATGATATGCGACATTACGGGTATGGATGTGTCCAACGCTTCCATGTATGACGGGGCTTCGGCCTTGGCGGAAGCTTCGATAATGGCCTGCAGCATTACCGGTAGAAGTCGTGTGCTCATGGCCAGGTCAATACATCCTGAGAGCAGGCAGGCCGTAAGATCCTATGTGACGTTCAGAGATATGGAAGTAGAGGAGTTCGGCTACGTAAACGGACAGGCGAATTTAGAGGAGTTGGAAGAAAAGGTTTCGCCCGACACCGCTGCGGTGCTTGTACAAAACCCCAACTTCTTCGGCGTCGTCGAACCCTTAGAGGCGATCGCCGAGATCGCCCACCGCCATGGCGCCCTCTTCGTTGCAAGCGTGGACCCTATTTCGCTTGCGCTCCTTAAATCCCCCGGAGAGAGCGGTGCGGATATAGCCGTAGGAAGCGGTCAACCTCTTGGAAACTCCATCTCCTTCGGGGGCCCTCACTTCGGTTTTTTGGCCGCTAAAGAGAGGTTCGTGCGTCGCATGCCTGGTCGTATAGTGGGAATTGCGCACGACAAGAACGGCAAACGTGGCTTCGCTCTCACCCTCCAGGCTCGAGAGCAGCACATCAGGCGCGAGAAGGCCACGTCTAACATATGCACGAATCACACGCTCAACGCCATAGCCGCAGCGATATACCTCTCTCTCATGGGAAGAGACGGTTTGGTCAAAGTCGCCGAGCTTTGCCAAAAGAAGGCCCGATACGCATACGAAGCCCTCACAGGGCTCGGCAAATTCAAGCCCGCTTTTTCGACCCCCTTCTTTAGGGAATTCGTCCTGTTGAGCACCGAACCCGTGGGAAATCTCAATCGACGCCTCTTGGGTGAAAAGATCATAGGCGGGTATCCGCTGTGGAAGGATTACCCCGAGATGCCAGACGGTTGGCTCTTGGCGGTCACGGAAAAGAGGAGTTGCGAGGAAATAGATCGCCTCGTGAGGGTCGCGGGAGGTGCTTCGTCATGA
- a CDS encoding HD-GYP domain-containing protein: MPLVVPIESLQPGMMVAIDVLGDGGQLLLARGTRLSRQRIESLRRHGILSIKVLLPSDEEEADEALTPSNIALKVRRQIREIYDFARSKKALPEDVLYEVTEEIASVIESIFSASNLVFSDMKHLANHDEYTYEHSWMTTLISLALMRVAAENGFITYPDFQTRLDLGIGALLHDIGKVRILPEILNKPGPLSAEEWEIMKMHPQWGWEIMRKTPTIMPLARGIVLHHHQHWNGTGYGPASGVLLKGEEIPEVVRLVTVADTYDALISDRPYRPAFLPVEALEILKGEAGAKLDPNLAPLMSEIVVDYPTGCVVISRDGAIVNVSTPSHRGEPVRGLVIGSISERSWALVGKEAEIPRSSICCGGNSLDNLASRIKSHQKETLFIAQINPHKLSLKSLPSWQKVLERALRPIIQD; this comes from the coding sequence TTGCCGCTCGTCGTGCCAATCGAAAGCTTACAACCAGGGATGATGGTCGCCATAGATGTCTTGGGCGATGGCGGACAGCTCCTCCTCGCGCGGGGTACGAGGCTTTCCCGCCAGAGGATAGAGAGCCTGAGGCGCCACGGCATTCTATCCATCAAGGTCCTACTCCCTTCGGACGAAGAAGAAGCCGACGAAGCGCTCACTCCATCGAACATAGCCCTCAAAGTGCGCAGGCAGATAAGGGAGATTTACGATTTCGCCCGATCAAAAAAGGCCTTGCCGGAGGATGTTCTTTACGAGGTCACCGAGGAGATCGCTTCCGTAATAGAGAGTATATTTTCCGCGAGCAATCTTGTATTTTCGGATATGAAGCACTTGGCGAACCATGATGAGTACACCTATGAACACTCTTGGATGACCACGCTCATCTCCCTGGCACTAATGCGAGTAGCCGCCGAAAATGGCTTTATAACATATCCCGACTTTCAGACCCGCCTCGACTTGGGGATAGGGGCACTGCTTCACGATATAGGAAAGGTGCGCATATTGCCGGAAATCTTGAACAAACCGGGACCGTTGAGCGCCGAAGAGTGGGAGATCATGAAGATGCACCCTCAGTGGGGATGGGAGATCATGAGAAAAACCCCCACAATCATGCCGCTGGCGCGAGGCATTGTGCTTCATCATCACCAACACTGGAATGGGACAGGCTACGGCCCCGCAAGCGGCGTACTTTTGAAGGGAGAAGAGATCCCAGAAGTAGTCCGCCTCGTCACCGTAGCCGACACGTACGACGCTTTGATCTCCGACCGGCCATACCGGCCGGCATTTCTCCCGGTCGAGGCCCTCGAAATCTTGAAAGGTGAGGCAGGGGCCAAACTCGATCCGAACCTTGCGCCGCTCATGAGCGAGATAGTGGTCGACTACCCAACGGGATGCGTCGTGATTTCACGCGACGGCGCAATAGTAAACGTCAGCACCCCCTCTCACAGGGGTGAACCCGTACGCGGTCTCGTCATAGGCTCTATATCGGAGCGCAGCTGGGCCTTGGTAGGGAAAGAGGCGGAAATTCCGAGGAGTTCTATCTGCTGCGGCGGCAATTCTTTAGACAATTTAGCCAGCAGGATAAAGAGCCATCAGAAAGAGACCTTGTTTATCGCACAGATTAACCCTCATAAGCTTTCCCTGAAGTCTCTTCCTTCGTGGCAAAAGGTCTTAGAACGCGCGCTGAGACCCATTATCCAAGATTAG
- a CDS encoding M48 family metallopeptidase: protein MWKIAFWVLFSAAASWEVILHALEWRHLKTLEGGPPQEMIHILPDNYNWHRGIKYAQDHLRLCLGETISAYVLMAVAIESGLYAALSSWAGMTFTSPFLAGLIFGVVASAAVWLVQLPWEWNEAFRVEESYGFNRASPALFWRDQLIKLSFLCAIGGGLLGSLTWLLEKPLWPLWGFLLLSGVELFFVAFLPLIVVPLFCKLGPLQDEALREQIEGLLQSVGFRPAKVLVADASKRSLHGNAFLAGLGRAKRVVLFDTLMRSFPHQEILAIIGHELGHWKRRHAANRLGLLLSFQACAFFFLWAAMTSPLFTASFGLEGFYHGSLGLAVAMLGFISTLSFQPLLSSRARKEEFEADVFGAEYAGREAMMEALRRLSSENLAWSPPHKLYAAWYHSHPSMLERLLLLSDWKRCSVAQ, encoded by the coding sequence ATGTGGAAAATCGCCTTTTGGGTTCTCTTTTCGGCGGCAGCGTCGTGGGAGGTAATCCTTCACGCGTTGGAGTGGAGGCATTTAAAGACGTTAGAGGGTGGGCCGCCTCAGGAGATGATTCACATTTTGCCCGATAATTATAACTGGCACAGAGGGATTAAATATGCCCAAGATCACCTGCGCTTGTGCCTCGGGGAGACGATTTCGGCCTACGTCCTAATGGCCGTTGCCATAGAAAGCGGCCTCTACGCTGCGTTGAGCTCGTGGGCAGGGATGACCTTTACCTCTCCCTTCTTGGCGGGTTTGATCTTCGGTGTCGTGGCCTCGGCGGCCGTTTGGCTCGTGCAGCTTCCCTGGGAATGGAACGAAGCCTTCCGCGTCGAGGAATCGTACGGCTTCAATCGGGCTTCGCCGGCGCTCTTCTGGCGGGACCAGCTCATCAAGTTGTCGTTTTTGTGTGCGATCGGTGGAGGGTTACTGGGATCCCTCACATGGCTTTTGGAAAAGCCTCTTTGGCCCTTGTGGGGCTTTTTGCTCCTTTCCGGCGTAGAGCTGTTCTTTGTGGCCTTTTTACCACTTATCGTCGTGCCGCTATTTTGCAAGTTGGGTCCTCTGCAGGACGAGGCCCTACGTGAGCAGATCGAGGGCCTCCTTCAAAGCGTCGGTTTTCGGCCGGCCAAAGTTTTGGTGGCGGATGCCTCGAAGAGATCCCTTCACGGCAATGCCTTCCTGGCAGGATTGGGGAGGGCGAAGAGAGTGGTCCTTTTCGATACGCTGATGCGCTCCTTTCCCCATCAGGAGATATTGGCTATCATAGGGCATGAGCTCGGACATTGGAAACGTCGCCACGCGGCAAACCGTTTGGGCCTGTTGCTATCATTTCAGGCCTGCGCTTTTTTCTTTTTATGGGCGGCCATGACGTCGCCTCTTTTTACCGCATCTTTTGGCCTGGAAGGATTTTATCATGGGAGTCTTGGCCTTGCCGTCGCGATGCTGGGGTTTATCTCCACGCTCTCCTTCCAGCCGCTCCTTTCTTCCAGGGCGCGAAAGGAGGAGTTCGAGGCCGATGTCTTTGGCGCTGAATATGCTGGCAGAGAAGCGATGATGGAGGCTCTCCGCCGCCTTTCCTCGGAAAATCTCGCATGGAGCCCGCCACACAAGTTGTACGCTGCCTGGTATCACAGCCATCCTTCTATGCTCGAACGGCTCCTTCTTTTATCCGACTGGAAAAGGTGCAGCGTTGCACAATAA